One genomic segment of Ricinus communis isolate WT05 ecotype wild-type chromosome 5, ASM1957865v1, whole genome shotgun sequence includes these proteins:
- the LOC8275579 gene encoding pentatricopeptide repeat-containing protein At2g33760, producing METKQFCQLPHSPAYHFLLQAGPRLKPLQQVHAYVIVSGSGHSRSLLTKLLNLACAAGSIIYTRQIFLSVANPDSFLFNTLIKSTSKFHKFSIYSLFFYNCMLLSDISPSAYTFTSIVKSCADLSSLKLGKVVHGHVLVNGFGLDVYVQAALVACYAKSGDLGNARKVFDKMRERSVVSWNSIISGYEQNGFGREAIRLFKKMREEGFEPDSATFVIVLSACAQLGALSMGCWVHKYTIGHGLDLNVVLGTSLINMYTRCGTVTKAREVFDSMKEKNVVTWTAMISGYGTNGHGRQAVQLFDEMKRRGPCPNSVTFVAVLSACAHAGIVKEGWQVFVSMREEYHLKPGVEHHVCFVDMLGRAGLLDEAYKFINEELPKEPAAAIWTAMLGACKMHKNFDLGIQVAEHLLAIEPENPGHYVMLSNIYALAGRMDQVEMVRSNMIRKRVKKQVGYSTIEVAHRTYLFSMGDKSHPETNEIYRYLDELMLRCREAGYAATPEAVMHELEEEEREFALRYHSEKLAIAFGLLKTNHETPIRIVKNLRTCEDCHWAIKYISIIANREIIVRDKIRFHHFKDGSCSCLDFW from the coding sequence ATGGAAACCAAACAATTCTGTCAACTGCCACATTCCCCAGCCTACCACTTCCTTCTTCAAGCAGGACCGCGTCTCAAACCTCTCCAGCAAGTTCACGCTTACGTTATCGTCTCGGGCTCTGGTCACAGCAGATCCCTTCTCACCAAGCTTCTCAATCTAGCTTGCGCTGCAGGCTCCATTATCTACACGCGCCAAATCTTTCTCTCTGTTGCAAATCCAGATTCCTTCTTATTCAACACCCTCATTAAATCCACatctaaatttcataaattctCCATTTATTCACTGTTCTTCTATAATTGCATGCTTCTTTCTGACATTTCACCATCAGCTTATACTTTCACGTCTATTGTAAAATCGTGTGCTGATTTATCTTCTTTGAAACTCGGTAAAGTTGTTCATGGACATGTTTTGGTTAATGGGTTTGGCTTGGATGTTTATGTCCAGGCGGCTTTAGTGGCTTGTTATGCGAAGTCTGGTGATTTGGGTAACGCAAGGAAGGTGTTTGATAAAATGCGTGAAAGAAGTGTTGTGTCGTGGAACTCGATTATTTCAGGATATGAGCAAAATGGCTTTGGAAGAGAGGCTATTCGGCTGTTTAAGAAAATGAGGGAAGAGGGTTTTGAACCGGATTCTGCTACTTTTGTTATTGTGTTATCAGCTTGTGCTCAGTTGGGTGCACTTAGTATGGGGTGTTGGGTGCATAAGTATACTATTGGGCATGGTTTGGATCTGAATGTGGTGCTTGGAACTTCGTTGATTAACATGTATACAAGATGTGGGACTGTGACGAAAGCAAGAGAAGTTTTTGAttcaatgaaagaaaagaatgttGTTACTTGGACAGCAATGATTTCTGGATATGGAACAAATGGTCATGGTCGACAAGCTGTGCAGTTGTTTGATGAAATGAAAAGGAGAGGACCATGTCCTAATAGCGTTACATTTGTAGCTGTTTTATCTGCATGTGCTCATGCAGGAATAGTTAAAGAAGGTTGGCAGGtgtttgtgagcatgagagaAGAGTATCACTTAAAGCCAGGTGTGGAGCATCATGTTTGCTTCGTGGATATGCTTGGGCGTGCTGGACTTCTTGATGAAGcatataaattcattaatgaAGAACTTCCTAAAGAGCCGGCAGCAGCTATCTGGACGGCTATGCTTGGTGCTTGCAAGATGCATAAGAATTTTGATCTTGGCATACAAGTTGCTGAGCATCTGTTAGCCATTGAACCAGAAAATCCAGGTCACTATGTGATgctttcaaatatatatgCTTTGGCAGGTAGAATGGACCAAGTGGAGATGGTTAGAAGCAATATGATCCGAAAACGTGTAAAGAAGCAAGTCGGCTATAGCACCATAGAAGTTGCTCACAGAACTTATTTGTTTAGTATGGGTGACAAGTCCCATCCGGAGACGAATGAAATCTATCGATATTTGGATGAACTGATGTTGCGATGCAGAGAAGCAGGTTATGCAGCAACACCTGAGGCAGTGATGCATGAActggaagaggaagaaagaGAATTTGCACTTAGGTATCACAGTGAAAAGCTGGCAATAGCATTTGGGCTATTGAAAACCAACCATGAAACTCCTATCAGGATTGTAAAGAACCTTAGGACGTGTGAGGACTGTCATTGGGCAATTAAGTACATTTCAATTATTGCTAATAGAGAAATTATTGTTCGGGATAAGATTCGTTTCCACCATTTCAAGGACGGCTCATGTTCTTGTCTAGATTTCTGGTGA
- the LOC8279503 gene encoding probable 2-carboxy-D-arabinitol-1-phosphatase, with translation MVIGVLSFKAPVHYSSLNSISNSRRPVKYHTKLGIQCSNFSPDMPSATEMLLNDASITGGAYGFESATTSLTQKLLSSSKKVTLVRHGLSSWNLEGRVQGSSNLSVLTDTGVRQAEMCRQALVKIHFDRCFSSPISRAKTTAEVIWQEREEPLVFLDSLKEAHLYFLEGMRNVDAREKYPKEYTTWREDPANFNVNGVYPVRKLWGTAREAWKEILFSPGENFLVVTHKSILRALICTALGLSPERFRAIDVNNGGISVFNINKRGEAMLQSLNMTAHMYTDHVYLY, from the exons ATGGTTATCGGAGTTCTCTCCTTCAAAGCACCTGTTCATTATTCAAGCTTGAACTCCATTTCTAATTCAAGGAGGCCTGTTAAGTACCATACCAAACTTGGAATTCAATGCTCAAATTTCAGTCCAGATATGCCTTCAGCAACTG AGATGCTTCTAAATGATGCTTCCATTACTGGTGGTGCATATGGTTTTGAAAGTGCAACTACGTCACTTACTCAGAAGTTGTTGTCATCATCAAAGAAGGTCACTCTTGTGAGGCATGGACTTAGCTCTTGGAATCTAGAGGGTAGAGTTCAG GGAAGCTCAAACTTATCTGTCTTAACTGACACTGGAGTGAGGCAAGCAGAGATGTGTAGGCAAGCCTTAGTAAAGATACACTTTGATCGGTGCTTTTCTAGTCCAATATCTCGTGCCAAG ACCACTGCCGAAGTCATATGGCAAGAAAGGGAAGAGCCACTGGTTTTCCTGGATTCCCTGAAGGAGGCccatctttattttcttgaaggcATGAGAAATG TGGATGCTAGAGAGAAATATCCAAAGGAGTATACAACATGGAGAGAAGATCCTGCTAATTTTAATGTGAATGGCGTCTACCCCGTTCGTAAACTGTGGGGGACAGCTAGAGAAGCTTGGAAGGAAATCTTGTTTTCACCT GGTGAAAATTTTTTGGTTGTAACACACAAGTCAATCTTGAGGGCACTAATCTGCACAGCTTTGGGGCTTAGCCCAGAGAG GTTCAGGGCAATTGACGTGAATAATGGTGGAATATCTGTGTtcaatatcaataaaagaGGAGAAGCAATGCTTCAATCTTTGAATATGACAGCTCACATGTACACTGATCATGTCTATCTATACTGA
- the LOC8279502 gene encoding CASP-like protein 1C2 produces MAVELKKVFSTILRFLALAATVVAVIVMIRSHDSAIVLNLTFSAKYNNTPAFKYFVIAEGIASVYTIIVIFLWSKGLLGRLIVILDMVTTVLLTSSISAALAIAQVGKKGNSHAGWLPVCGQVPKFCDQAIIALVAGFVAAIVYFMLLLCSLHAVLTPIFAVKP; encoded by the exons ATGGCTGTGGAACTCAAGAAGGTTTTCTCTACCATCCTAAGGTTCTTGGCCTTAGCAGCCACCGTAGTTGCCGTTATTGTCATGATCAGGAGCCACGATTCTGCTATAGTATTGAACTTAACATTCAGTGCCAAATACAACAACACACCTGCGTTCAA GTATTTCGTGATTGCGGAAGGAATTGCGAGTGTCTATACCATCATAGTTATCTTTCTCTGGTCTAAAGGCCTCCTTGGTCGCTTAATTGTCATCCTTGATATG GTGACAACAGTGCTGCTGACCTCAAGCATTTCAGCTGCCTTGGCAATAGCTCAAGTGGGAAAAAAGGGAAACAGTCATGCTGGTTGGCTACCTGTTTGTGGACAAGTTCCAAAGTTCTGTGACCAAGCAATCATAGCTCTTGTCGCTGGTTTTGTTGCTGCAATAGTTTACTTTATGCTTCTTCTTTGCTCCCTTCATGCGGTACTCACTCCCATTTTTGCTGTAAAACCTTAA